The Corallococcus caeni genome includes a region encoding these proteins:
- a CDS encoding vWA domain-containing protein gives MLPPDLAFNNPEALWALLLAPLLLVLAYWERKRRATLRFSAAHVFAKGGRGFRTYLLPLLPVLRAAAVIAAVVAIARPQSRDSRVRDLSVEGIDIVVALDLSTSMEAGDFRPQNRLNVAKEVLSDFITGRVNDRMGLVVFSGAAYTQSPLTLDYGVLKEVLKQLRTRVLEDGTAIGDAIATSLNRLRDSDAKSRVVVLITDGDNNAGKISPLDAANMAASLHIPIYTILVGKGGKVPFPQGTDLFGNTVWRETEIPINPELMQDIADRTGGEYYRATDPEGLKQGLQKVLDALERSKLMEGGASATYKENFHPFLLVAFGLAALELLLRATFLRVFP, from the coding sequence ATGCTGCCCCCGGACCTCGCGTTCAATAACCCGGAGGCGCTCTGGGCCCTGCTGCTGGCGCCGCTGCTGCTCGTGCTCGCCTACTGGGAGCGCAAGCGCCGCGCCACGCTGCGCTTCTCCGCCGCGCACGTCTTCGCGAAGGGCGGCCGGGGCTTTCGCACGTACCTCCTGCCGCTGCTCCCCGTCCTGCGCGCCGCGGCGGTGATTGCCGCGGTGGTGGCCATCGCCCGGCCCCAGTCGCGCGACTCGCGCGTGCGGGATTTGTCGGTGGAGGGCATCGACATCGTGGTGGCGCTGGACCTGTCCACGTCCATGGAGGCCGGCGACTTCCGTCCGCAGAACCGCCTCAACGTGGCGAAGGAGGTGCTGTCCGACTTCATCACCGGCCGCGTGAACGACCGGATGGGCCTGGTGGTGTTCTCCGGCGCCGCGTACACGCAGTCGCCGCTGACGCTGGACTACGGCGTGCTCAAGGAGGTGCTCAAGCAGCTGCGCACCCGTGTGCTGGAGGACGGCACGGCCATCGGTGACGCCATCGCCACGTCGCTCAACCGCCTGCGCGACTCGGACGCGAAGAGCCGGGTGGTGGTGCTCATCACCGACGGCGACAACAACGCCGGCAAGATCTCCCCGCTGGACGCGGCGAACATGGCCGCGTCGCTCCACATCCCCATCTACACCATCCTCGTGGGCAAGGGCGGCAAGGTGCCCTTCCCGCAGGGCACGGACCTGTTCGGCAACACCGTGTGGCGTGAGACGGAGATCCCCATCAACCCGGAGCTGATGCAGGACATCGCGGACCGCACCGGCGGCGAGTACTACCGCGCCACCGACCCCGAAGGCCTCAAGCAGGGCCTGCAGAAGGTGCTGGACGCGCTGGAGCGCTCGAAGCTGATGGAGGGCGGCGCCAGCGCCACGTACAAGGAGAACTTCCACCCGTTCCTGCTGGTGGCCTTCGGGCTGGCCGCGCTGGAGCTGCTGCTGCGCGCCACCTTCCTGCGGGTGTTCCCATGA